One region of Fimbriiglobus ruber genomic DNA includes:
- a CDS encoding RNA polymerase sigma factor codes for MAELELPAASVALVRKHARVVVGRAGLGASERADVEQELTARLLGGWPQYRPARGHPLVFCEVVVGRAAAMMLREYRATKRGREKVILACDIDRHDPDERVDPADDCRGRELRADVAAEVAALPRELREVAERLREQSCAAAARDLGISRATLGRRVERLRERFAARDLDAYLSSQGGG; via the coding sequence GTGGCCGAGCTCGAACTGCCGGCGGCGTCCGTCGCCCTGGTTCGCAAGCACGCCCGGGTGGTGGTCGGTCGGGCCGGCTTGGGGGCGTCCGAGCGGGCCGACGTGGAGCAGGAACTGACCGCCCGATTGCTCGGCGGGTGGCCGCAGTATCGGCCGGCTCGCGGGCACCCGCTGGTGTTCTGCGAGGTCGTCGTCGGGCGGGCGGCGGCGATGATGCTACGGGAGTACCGGGCGACCAAGCGGGGCCGAGAAAAGGTGATCCTGGCGTGCGACATCGACCGCCACGACCCGGACGAGCGGGTCGACCCGGCCGACGACTGCCGGGGCCGCGAGCTGCGGGCCGACGTGGCGGCCGAGGTCGCGGCGCTGCCGCGGGAGTTGCGGGAGGTGGCCGAGCGGTTGCGGGAGCAGTCATGTGCCGCAGCAGCTCGCGACCTGGGGATCTCGCGGGCGACTCTGGGGCGGCGGGTGGAACGGCTCCGGGAGCGATTCGCGGCCCGCGACCTGGACGCGTACCTGTCTTCGCAGGGCGGGGGCTGA
- a CDS encoding DNA modification methylase: MDVQMRPVGSITPYPGNPRDNAAAVDAVAASIREFGFRQPIVVDAASVIVVGHTRYQAAVRLGMVEVPVHVADLTPAQAKAYRLADNQTATLATWDEALLPKELADLQALDFDLTLTGFSADDLARLLADPPGEPQADPDDVPEPPAEPVTRPGDVWALGRHRLVCGDSTDPAVIATALNGTAANLLLTDPPYNVAYQGKTAERLTIANDAMGESAYHQFLTSALGAAVTHLRPGGAFYVWHADLHGLTVRAACGDAGLTVRQCLVWVKPGLVLGRQDYHWRREPCLYGWADGAAHTWLGDRSQTTVLEFGKPAKNADHPTMKPVDLFAYLIANSCPAGGTVLDPFGGSGTTLIAAEQTGRTACLIELDPGYCDVIVARFEAVTGTKGVRNAG; the protein is encoded by the coding sequence ATGGACGTTCAGATGCGGCCGGTCGGTTCGATCACCCCGTACCCCGGCAACCCGCGGGACAACGCCGCGGCCGTCGACGCCGTGGCCGCCTCGATCCGCGAGTTCGGGTTCCGCCAGCCGATCGTGGTCGATGCCGCCAGCGTGATCGTGGTCGGCCACACCCGGTACCAGGCGGCCGTCCGGCTCGGCATGGTCGAGGTCCCCGTCCACGTGGCCGACCTAACCCCGGCCCAGGCCAAGGCGTACCGGCTGGCCGACAACCAGACGGCCACCCTCGCCACCTGGGACGAAGCCCTCCTGCCGAAGGAACTGGCCGACCTCCAGGCCCTCGACTTCGACCTCACCCTGACCGGGTTCTCGGCCGACGATCTGGCCCGCCTGCTCGCCGACCCGCCGGGCGAACCCCAGGCCGACCCCGACGACGTCCCCGAACCGCCGGCCGAGCCCGTCACCCGGCCCGGCGACGTGTGGGCCCTCGGCCGCCACCGCCTCGTCTGCGGGGACAGCACCGACCCCGCCGTCATCGCCACCGCCCTCAACGGCACCGCGGCCAACCTGCTGTTGACCGACCCTCCGTACAACGTGGCCTACCAGGGCAAGACGGCCGAGCGGCTGACGATCGCCAACGACGCAATGGGCGAATCCGCATACCACCAATTCCTCACGTCCGCCCTCGGGGCCGCCGTGACCCACCTTCGCCCAGGCGGGGCGTTCTACGTCTGGCATGCCGACCTGCACGGCCTGACCGTCCGGGCCGCCTGTGGGGACGCCGGGCTGACCGTCCGCCAGTGCCTGGTGTGGGTCAAGCCGGGCCTCGTCCTCGGCCGCCAGGACTACCACTGGCGGCGCGAGCCGTGCCTGTACGGCTGGGCCGACGGGGCCGCCCACACGTGGCTCGGGGACCGCTCCCAGACGACCGTCCTCGAGTTCGGTAAGCCGGCCAAGAACGCCGACCACCCGACCATGAAGCCGGTCGACCTGTTCGCGTATCTCATCGCCAACTCGTGCCCGGCGGGCGGGACCGTTCTCGACCCGTTCGGCGGGTCCGGAACCACCTTGATCGCGGCCGAGCAGACGGGACGAACGGCGTGCTTGATCGAACTCGACCCCGGCTACTGCGACGTGATCGTGGCTCGGTTCGAGGCCGTCACCGGCACCAAAGGCGTGCGCAATGCCGGGTAA